The DNA segment AAAACGTGAAGGCGGTAAAACTGAGCTGCCACGGGAACCCGGCCTATCTGACGGAAATACAGTTCTCGCTCAACGCCGCCAGGATTAACGATCCGCTTTCCGCTTCCTCGTTTATATCGCAACCCCATCCGGGCAATTGCGGGAAGCGGTTTGTGATTGACAAAGCGGGTTACTGAGGCGGCATACAAACTTGAGAACCATCACGGCTTGCGACTAAAATTTACGCAAAGACAACTGTATTGAGGATTTCCCCGAATGTGAGCTAAATCACTTCAAAGAAGGGGGAAGTCTCAGTATTATCATGAAAGCTAAACCCTCGCCGCCTGACGGTGAGGGTTTTCTTTTGGGATTATTTACCTGCGGCACTCGCAGCATCGACGACATGGAGTAACAAATGTCCAGACCAACTATTATCATCAACGACCTCGACGCCGAACGCATCGACCGCCTGTTGGAGCAGCCTGCGTTTGCTGGTTTACCCATTGCTGACGCATTAAATGCGGAGCTGGATCGCGCCCAGATGTGCTCGCCGGAAGCCATGCCGCACGACGTCGTCACCATGAACAGTCGGGTGAAATTCCGCAATCTCAGCGATGGCGAGATTCGCGTGCGCACGCTGGTGTATCCGGCGAATATGACCGACAGTAATACGCAGCTTTCCGTAATGGCGCCGGTGGGCGCGGCATTGCTGGGCCTGCGCGTCGGCGATACCATTCACTGGGACCTGCCTGGCGGGGCGTCCACTCACCTTGAAGTGCTGGAACTTGAATATCAGCCTGAAGCAGCGGGCGACTACCTGCGCTAAACCATCTGGATAAGCGTTCACCCGTTTACACAGAGGATGCTCCCTGCATCCTCTTTCCGAAAATCACCCATTCCTCCTGGTTCACCCCCGTTCCCCGTCATCCAGAATTAATCCGTTTCATTGCCGCGAGTACGGTCATGAATGAGGCTCTTTTCATCACGCTGGCATTTCTTATTATGATGGCGATTATCGTCGTGGCCGTGCTTTACCTTGAGCGACACTGGTAGCTTCTGGTCATAAGCATCAATCAGTCGTAAAGAAACGTTGTGATATGAAAAGTGCCGGGCAGATACCAGAAAGAAATATTATTATATGTTTGAATGAATTCAGTATTAGTTAACAGGGAGAAACGGGTATGTATAAGACAATCATTATGCCGGTTGATGTTTTCGAAATGGAACTTAGCGACAAGGCCGTGCGCCATGCAGAGTTTCTGGCGCAACAGGATGGCGTCATTCATCTGTTGCATGTTCTTCCGGGCTCCGCCAGCCTGAGTCTGCACCGCTTTGCCGCCGACGTTCGTCGTTTTGAGGAGCATTTGCAGCACGAAGCGGAGACTCGCCTGCAAACGATGGTGAGTCATTTCAGTATCGACCCTTCCCGGATTAAGCAGCACGTCCGCTTTGGTAACGTGCGGGATGTGGTGAACGAACTGGGCGAAGAGCTGAATGCGGACGTCGTGGTCATTGGCTCCCGCAATCCGTCTATCACCACGCATTTGCTGGGTTCTAACGCCTCCAGCGTTGTCCGCCATGCTACGTTGCCGGTGCTGGTTGTGCGGTAAATCGCACGGTTGTTGCGTAAAAAAAGAGGCTGCCATTGGCAGCCTCTTGCATTGCAGGTGTAGTCTTACTTTCTTTTTATGCCGTCTTACTGCGGATCAGATAATCAAATGCGCTCAGAGAGGCTTTCGCGCCTTCGCCCGTCGCGATGATGATCTGTTTGTAAGGAACCGTGGTGCAGTCGCCTGCGGCGAATACGCCCTTCACGCTGGTTTCGCACCGGCCATCAATGATGATTTCGCCCATACGGTTACGCTCAATCGCGCCTTCCAGCCAGTTGGTGTTTGGCAGCAAGCCAATCTGTACGAAGATCCCGGACAGCGCAACGTTGTGGATGTCGCCGCTTACGCGATCGCGATATTCCAGCCCCGTCACTTTACTGCCGTCGCCTTTCACTTCCGTTGTCTGCGCGTTCAGAATAATGTCGACGTTTTTCAGGCTACGCACTTTATCTTGCAGAACCTGGTCGGCTTTCATTTCTGGCGCAAATTCCAGCAGCGTAACGTGCTCAACGATCCCCGCGAGGTCAATCGCCGCTTCCACGCCGGAGTTCCCCCCGCCGATTACCGCAACGCGTTTGCCTTTAAACAGCGGGCCGTCGCAGTGCGGGCAATAGGTTACGCCTTTCGTGCGGTACTGATCTTCGCCCGGCACGTTCATGTTGCGCCATTTGGCACCGGTGGCAATGATAATGCTGCGGGCTTTCAGCACCGCGCCGGAAGCGGTCTCAATCTGATGCAGGCCCCCTTCCGTTGCCGCCGGAAGCAGTTTGCTCGCGCTCTGGCTGTCGATCACGTCAACATCGTAATCATCAACGTGCGCTTTCAGCGCGCCAGCCAGCTTCTGCCCTTCCGTTTTTGGCACGGAAATATAGTTCTCGATATCAACGGTATCCAGCACCTGACCGCCAAAACGCTCGCCCATCAGACCGGTACGAATGCCTTTACGTGCGGAGTAAACTGCCGCTGCCGCCCCCGCCGGGCCGGAACCGACAATCAGTACGTCGTAAGCGTCACGCTTATTCAGCTCTTCCGCCGCCCGTTTTTCTGCGCCGGTATCCACTTTGGCGACGATTTCCGTCAGCGTCATACGTCCCTGACCGAATTCGTTACCGTTCAGGTACACAGCCGGAACGCCCATCACATTACGATCGGTGATTTCATTCTGGAATGTGCCGCCGTCAATCGCGGTATGTTTGATACGCGGGTTCAGCACCGCCATCAGGTTCAGCGCCTGTACGACGTCAGGGCAGTTGTGGCAGGAGAGCGAGTAATAAGTTTCAAACTCGAAATCGCCGTCGATATCGCGGATCTGCTCCAGCAGAGACTGCGCCTCTTTCGACGGATGGCCGCCAGTCCACAACAGCGCCAGCACCAGCGAGGTAAATTCATGCCCCAGCGGAGAACCCGCAAAGCGCGGCCCCTGGTCAGAACCCGGGTTTGCTATCAAGAAAGAAGGCTTGCGCACCGGCAGGCTGTTATCTTCTTTAAATGTGACTTTCTCTGACAGTTCAGCGATTTCAGCCAGCAATTCCTTGATTTCTGCCGATTTAGCGCTGTCGTCCAGCGTGGCAATCAGCTCAACAGGCCTGGTCAGTTTCTCAAGATACGCTTTGAGCTGAGTTTTCATGTTAGTGTCGAGCATTATTCTTCCCTCTCTAAAAACATCATCATGCAAGTTGCCTTATACCGGCAGCCTGAATGCGACTTGCATGATGGTGCTGGAAAAAACGGGTGCGACGCACCCGCTTAAGGATTAATTCGCCAGTATTTCGTGTTACAGGAAGGCGGCAAGCTTATGAATCCCCGGGAGCTTACATCAGTAAGTGACCGGGGTGAGAAAGCGCAGCCAACGCACCTGTAGCGCGAAAGGCGCAGCGAATTTTAGATTTTGCCGACCAGGTCCAGGGATGGAGCCAGAGTCGCTTCGCCTTCTTTCCATTTAGCCGGGCAAACTTCACCTGGGTGAGCAGCAACATACTGAGCCGCTTTGATTTTACGCAGCAGGTCAGATGCGTCACGGCCGATACCTTCAGCGGTAACTTCGATAGCCTGGATGATACCCTGCGGGTCAACAACAAAAGTCGCACGGTCAGCCAGACCTTCGTCTTCACGCATGTTGTCGAAGTTACGGGTCAGGGCGCCAGTCGGGTCACCGATCATCGCATATTTGATTTTTGCGATGGTTTCAGAGCTGCTGTGCCATGCTTTGTGAGTAAAGTGGGTGTCGGTAGAAACAGAGTAAACGTCTACGCCCAGTTTCTGCAATTCATCGTAATGATCTGCTACGTCGCCCAGTTCGGTCGGGCATACGAAAGTGAAGTCAGCCGGGTAGAAGAAGAAGACGCTCCAGCGGCCTTCGGTATCTTTCTCGGTTACTTCGATGAATTCACCGTTTTTGAACGCCTGGTTTTTGAAAGGTTTAATTTTGGTATTAATCAAGGACATCTATACTTCCTCCGTGTTTTCGTTGAGATGTAAAGTAACCAACTTTCCGTGATTGGGCTAATGCGTTTGCATTATCAAATCAATCAGCGATACCTAACAACTCACACAAGACAACGTTGTGAACGTTTAGCGACAAAAAGTAAAAAGGCCCCCTTTACAGGCGGCCCCATTACCTGAACTACCCGTAGGTAACTTCAGCGCCAGTGAAACTGGCTATGTGTTGCGCTCTACATTACCTTAACAAAGGCTGTAACAGCGAAAGGATTACATCACCCTACCAAAGAAAGGGCAATCTTCCGATGGCA comes from the Citrobacter koseri ATCC BAA-895 genome and includes:
- the rnk gene encoding nucleoside diphosphate kinase regulator, producing the protein MSRPTIIINDLDAERIDRLLEQPAFAGLPIADALNAELDRAQMCSPEAMPHDVVTMNSRVKFRNLSDGEIRVRTLVYPANMTDSNTQLSVMAPVGAALLGLRVGDTIHWDLPGGASTHLEVLELEYQPEAAGDYLR
- the yldA gene encoding small membrane protein YldA translates to MNEALFITLAFLIMMAIIVVAVLYLERHW
- the uspG gene encoding universal stress protein UspG; protein product: MYKTIIMPVDVFEMELSDKAVRHAEFLAQQDGVIHLLHVLPGSASLSLHRFAADVRRFEEHLQHEAETRLQTMVSHFSIDPSRIKQHVRFGNVRDVVNELGEELNADVVVIGSRNPSITTHLLGSNASSVVRHATLPVLVVR
- the ahpF gene encoding alkyl hydroperoxide reductase subunit F, coding for MLDTNMKTQLKAYLEKLTRPVELIATLDDSAKSAEIKELLAEIAELSEKVTFKEDNSLPVRKPSFLIANPGSDQGPRFAGSPLGHEFTSLVLALLWTGGHPSKEAQSLLEQIRDIDGDFEFETYYSLSCHNCPDVVQALNLMAVLNPRIKHTAIDGGTFQNEITDRNVMGVPAVYLNGNEFGQGRMTLTEIVAKVDTGAEKRAAEELNKRDAYDVLIVGSGPAGAAAAVYSARKGIRTGLMGERFGGQVLDTVDIENYISVPKTEGQKLAGALKAHVDDYDVDVIDSQSASKLLPAATEGGLHQIETASGAVLKARSIIIATGAKWRNMNVPGEDQYRTKGVTYCPHCDGPLFKGKRVAVIGGGNSGVEAAIDLAGIVEHVTLLEFAPEMKADQVLQDKVRSLKNVDIILNAQTTEVKGDGSKVTGLEYRDRVSGDIHNVALSGIFVQIGLLPNTNWLEGAIERNRMGEIIIDGRCETSVKGVFAAGDCTTVPYKQIIIATGEGAKASLSAFDYLIRSKTA
- the ahpC gene encoding alkyl hydroperoxide reductase subunit C, with amino-acid sequence MSLINTKIKPFKNQAFKNGEFIEVTEKDTEGRWSVFFFYPADFTFVCPTELGDVADHYDELQKLGVDVYSVSTDTHFTHKAWHSSSETIAKIKYAMIGDPTGALTRNFDNMREDEGLADRATFVVDPQGIIQAIEVTAEGIGRDASDLLRKIKAAQYVAAHPGEVCPAKWKEGEATLAPSLDLVGKI